The following proteins come from a genomic window of Heyndrickxia acidicola:
- a CDS encoding YaaC family protein: protein MLNEIHIWERLNYYQSATTSQKYLKKNYKCNSGINADQKGYENALTFMYYLEHGELYYKQAEAAPLALKPVLLFYGLVHLIKACILAVDPEYPASTSVLAHGVTTRKRKKQQYRFLEDEVRIQKSGLCTHFADMLFHVKQLEGTKASMNELLLQIPELDDLFIFHSKANMYAIPKMDNRYCIPLSILDEYQMTQQRFEYFLKEKSTVDLNWETHNNNFLMFSISPEEKLTLPFHFHVYKELYTLPKGKHRMLLMPELIVHYLLLYNLSMIARYETEWWCELLKTSPNSDYPFIKTFLEITATKGPYLAWGFLEEKRLKS from the coding sequence ATGTTGAATGAAATACATATATGGGAAAGGCTAAATTACTACCAATCGGCTACTACCTCCCAAAAATATCTTAAAAAAAATTACAAATGTAATTCAGGAATAAACGCTGATCAAAAAGGCTATGAAAACGCTTTAACCTTTATGTATTATTTAGAACACGGTGAGCTGTATTATAAACAGGCAGAAGCAGCACCCCTTGCTTTAAAGCCGGTATTATTATTTTATGGTCTTGTACACTTAATTAAAGCCTGTATATTAGCTGTAGATCCAGAATATCCTGCTTCTACTTCCGTGCTTGCTCACGGTGTTACCACTCGTAAACGCAAAAAACAGCAGTATCGGTTTCTTGAAGATGAGGTGAGAATTCAGAAGTCCGGTCTTTGTACACACTTTGCAGATATGCTGTTCCACGTGAAACAGCTTGAAGGCACCAAAGCATCTATGAATGAGCTTTTGCTGCAAATTCCAGAACTTGATGATTTATTTATTTTTCATTCTAAGGCGAATATGTATGCCATTCCTAAAATGGATAACCGCTATTGCATTCCTCTCTCAATACTTGATGAGTATCAAATGACGCAGCAGAGATTTGAGTATTTCTTAAAAGAGAAGTCTACTGTTGACCTAAATTGGGAAACACATAATAATAACTTTTTAATGTTTTCTATTTCACCTGAAGAAAAACTCACCCTGCCCTTTCATTTTCATGTTTATAAAGAGTTATATACTTTGCCAAAAGGAAAGCATAGGATGCTGCTGATGCCCGAGCTTATTGTTCATTATCTGTTGCTTTACAATTTGAGTATGATCGCACGTTATGAGACAGAGTGGTGGTGTGAGCTATTAAAAACCAGTCCCAATAGTGATTATCCTTTTATAAAAACTTTTTTAGAAATAACCGCTACAAAGGGACCTTATTTAGCATGGGGATTTTTAGAAGAAAAGCGTTTGAAGTCATAA
- the guaB gene encoding IMP dehydrogenase, with translation MWETKFAKEGLTFDDVLLIPAQSDILPKDVNIKVSLTDSLTLNIPILSAGMDTVTEAEMAIAIARQGGLGIIHKNMSIEQQAEQVDKVKRSESGVITDPFFLTPENQVFAAEHLMGKYRISGVPIVNNEQEQKLIGIITNRDLRFIQDFSIPISDVMTKEHLITAPVGTTLKEAEKILQKYKIEKLPLVDENNVLKGLITIKDIEKVIEFPNAAKDSQGRLLVGAGVGVTKDTLKRVEMLVKANVDAIVIDTAHGHSQGVLNTIKEIRTHYPDLNIIAGNVATAEATKALIEAGADVVKVGIGPGSICTTRVVAGVGVPQITAVYDCATEARKHGKAIIADGGIKYSGDIVKALAAGGHAVMLGGLLAGTAESPGETEIFQGRQFKVYRGMGSVTSMEHGSKDRYFQEDAKKFVPEGIEGRVPYKGTLSDVLYQLIGGIRSGMGYCGSPNLESLRESAQFIRMTGAGLRESHPHDIQITKEAPNYSLS, from the coding sequence ATGTGGGAAACTAAATTTGCTAAAGAAGGTTTAACTTTTGATGATGTGCTTTTAATTCCGGCACAATCTGACATTTTGCCAAAGGATGTTAATATTAAGGTTTCACTAACAGATTCACTTACTTTAAATATACCGATTCTTAGTGCAGGTATGGACACTGTAACAGAAGCAGAAATGGCTATTGCAATTGCAAGGCAAGGCGGGCTGGGCATTATTCATAAAAATATGAGCATTGAACAGCAGGCTGAACAAGTTGATAAGGTAAAAAGATCTGAAAGTGGAGTTATTACAGATCCATTTTTTCTTACCCCAGAAAACCAGGTATTTGCTGCAGAGCATTTAATGGGCAAATACCGTATTTCCGGTGTTCCAATAGTTAACAATGAGCAGGAACAAAAGTTAATTGGCATTATTACAAATCGTGACCTGAGATTTATTCAAGATTTCTCTATTCCGATTTCAGATGTTATGACAAAAGAGCACTTAATCACGGCACCTGTTGGAACCACTTTAAAAGAAGCAGAAAAAATACTTCAAAAATATAAAATTGAAAAGCTGCCTCTAGTAGATGAGAACAATGTGCTAAAGGGCTTGATTACGATTAAGGATATAGAAAAAGTCATCGAGTTTCCAAATGCGGCAAAAGACAGCCAAGGCAGATTATTAGTAGGCGCAGGTGTTGGTGTCACAAAAGATACATTAAAGCGCGTAGAAATGCTTGTGAAAGCCAATGTAGATGCTATTGTCATTGATACAGCCCACGGCCACTCACAAGGAGTTTTAAACACAATAAAAGAAATCCGCACACATTACCCTGATTTAAACATTATCGCTGGAAATGTCGCAACGGCTGAGGCTACAAAGGCATTAATAGAGGCGGGTGCTGATGTAGTAAAAGTGGGAATTGGACCTGGTTCAATTTGTACTACCCGAGTGGTAGCTGGTGTAGGAGTACCTCAAATAACGGCTGTTTATGATTGCGCGACAGAGGCAAGGAAGCATGGGAAGGCAATCATTGCAGATGGAGGAATTAAGTATTCCGGCGATATCGTGAAGGCACTGGCTGCCGGAGGCCATGCAGTTATGCTCGGAGGCCTTTTAGCTGGTACAGCGGAAAGCCCTGGTGAAACGGAAATATTCCAGGGCAGACAATTTAAGGTTTACCGTGGAATGGGTTCAGTTACCTCCATGGAACATGGTTCAAAAGACCGTTATTTCCAAGAGGACGCTAAGAAATTTGTACCTGAAGGCATAGAAGGAAGAGTACCATACAAAGGAACACTTAGTGATGTATTATATCAGCTGATAGGCGGCATTCGTTCTGGAATGGGCTATTGCGGTTCACCAAATTTAGAATCATTACGAGAATCAGCACAATTTATTCGCATGACGGGAGCAGGACTTCGAGAAAGCCACCCGCATGATATTCAAATTACGAAAGAAGCACCAAACTATTCACTTTCTTGA
- a CDS encoding serine hydrolase, with amino-acid sequence MPEKSHASEDPLNVYAKAAILVDAKTGQILYGKNIDTPLGIASMTKMMTEYLLLEAIHKGKVSWDQKYSVDDYVYKVSQDKSLSNVPLRRDGQYTIRQLYQAVAIYSADAANIAIAETLAGSETNFIKMMNDKAKELGLTDYKFVNSTGLNNSDLKGMYPKIGGPNDENQMSARSVAKLAYRLLKDYPEILQTASIPKLNFQSDPNKTVTMENWNWMLPSLIFGKQGVDGLKTGTTDYAGYCFTGTAQRNGMRVITVVMHATDASGQGGYKARFSETSKLMDYAFNNFSEKQLYPANYTVKNHSSLPVVNGKDKQVSINTNAPLTVAVKNGEDNLYKPVFQFDNSKLDKSGRLSAPVKKGEVVGSLIANYTGGQNYGYLYGTNNAKADIVTSKSVDKANWFVLSMRGVGGFFSNLFHGAAKTVKGWF; translated from the coding sequence ATGCCTGAGAAATCTCATGCAAGTGAAGATCCGTTGAATGTTTACGCCAAAGCAGCCATTTTAGTCGACGCAAAAACAGGACAAATCCTATATGGAAAAAACATAGATACACCTTTAGGAATTGCATCCATGACAAAAATGATGACGGAATATTTGCTCTTGGAAGCCATTCATAAGGGAAAAGTAAGCTGGGATCAAAAATACTCTGTTGATGACTATGTTTATAAGGTATCCCAGGATAAAAGTCTTTCAAACGTACCGCTAAGAAGAGACGGCCAATATACGATTCGCCAGTTGTATCAGGCAGTTGCTATTTACTCAGCAGATGCTGCGAATATAGCCATTGCTGAAACACTTGCAGGATCTGAAACCAATTTTATTAAAATGATGAATGATAAAGCAAAAGAATTAGGGTTAACTGATTATAAGTTTGTTAATTCGACAGGATTGAATAACAGCGACTTAAAAGGTATGTATCCTAAGATAGGAGGACCTAACGACGAAAACCAGATGTCTGCAAGGTCTGTAGCTAAATTAGCGTACCGCCTGCTTAAGGACTATCCTGAAATTTTACAAACGGCAAGCATACCAAAGCTTAACTTCCAATCAGATCCTAACAAGACTGTAACGATGGAGAACTGGAACTGGATGCTACCATCTTTAATATTCGGAAAACAGGGTGTAGATGGATTAAAAACGGGAACAACTGATTATGCTGGGTATTGCTTTACAGGAACGGCTCAGAGAAACGGTATGCGTGTTATAACGGTTGTGATGCATGCTACAGATGCTAGTGGACAGGGCGGTTATAAAGCGCGTTTTAGTGAAACAAGCAAGCTGATGGATTATGCTTTTAATAATTTCTCAGAAAAGCAGTTATATCCTGCAAATTATACAGTTAAAAATCATTCTTCGTTGCCAGTTGTAAATGGTAAGGACAAGCAAGTATCTATTAACACCAATGCTCCCTTGACGGTTGCTGTGAAAAATGGTGAAGACAATCTATATAAACCAGTATTTCAATTCGATAATTCAAAGCTGGACAAGTCAGGAAGACTATCTGCACCTGTGAAAAAAGGTGAAGTTGTCGGAAGTCTTATTGCAAATTATACCGGCGGCCAGAATTATGGGTACTTATATGGAACCAACAATGCCAAAGCAGATATTGTTACGTCCAAGAGCGTGGATAAGGCAAACTGGTTTGTGTTATCTATGAGAGGCGTTGGAGGCTTTTTCTCCAATCTATTTCACGGCGCTGCAAAAACCGTAAAAGGCTGGTTCTAA
- the pdxS gene encoding pyridoxal 5'-phosphate synthase lyase subunit PdxS, which produces MRQGTDRVKRGMAEMQKGGVIMDVINAEQAKIAEEAGAVAVMALERVPSDIRKAGGVARMADPRIVEEVLNAVSIPVMAKARIGHIVEARVLEAMGVDYIDESEVLTPADDEFHLNKKDYTVPFVCGCRDLGEAARRIGEGASMLRTKGEPGTGNIVEAVRHMRKVNAQVRKVVAMNEDELMTEAKLLGAPYEILLEIKRLGRLPVVNFAAGGVATPADAALMMALGADGVFVGSGIFKSGSPEKYAKAIVEATTHYQDYELIAHLSKDLGTAMAGIEMSTLTPEQFMQNRSR; this is translated from the coding sequence ATGAGACAAGGAACAGATCGAGTTAAACGCGGCATGGCAGAAATGCAAAAAGGCGGCGTTATTATGGACGTAATAAATGCTGAACAAGCTAAAATTGCTGAAGAGGCTGGCGCAGTTGCTGTAATGGCTCTTGAAAGGGTACCATCTGATATCCGTAAAGCTGGCGGGGTTGCCCGTATGGCGGATCCGAGAATTGTCGAAGAAGTACTAAATGCTGTAAGTATCCCTGTTATGGCTAAAGCTCGTATTGGCCATATTGTTGAAGCACGTGTTCTTGAAGCGATGGGTGTTGACTATATCGATGAAAGTGAAGTTTTGACTCCAGCAGATGATGAATTTCATTTAAATAAAAAGGATTACACTGTTCCTTTTGTATGCGGCTGCCGTGATCTTGGAGAAGCTGCACGCCGTATTGGTGAGGGTGCTTCCATGCTTCGTACAAAGGGAGAGCCTGGGACAGGAAACATTGTAGAGGCTGTTCGCCATATGCGCAAAGTAAATGCACAGGTTCGTAAGGTCGTAGCAATGAATGAAGATGAATTAATGACAGAAGCTAAGCTTTTAGGCGCACCATACGAAATTTTACTTGAAATTAAAAGACTCGGCCGTTTGCCGGTAGTAAACTTTGCTGCAGGCGGAGTAGCTACTCCTGCAGATGCAGCTCTTATGATGGCACTAGGTGCTGACGGTGTGTTTGTTGGTTCTGGTATCTTTAAATCAGGCAGCCCTGAAAAGTATGCTAAGGCCATCGTAGAAGCAACAACTCATTACCAGGATTATGAATTGATTGCTCACCTTTCAAAGGATTTAGGCACAGCAATGGCTGGTATTGAAATGTCTACATTAACTCCGGAACAATTCATGCAAAACCGTTCAAGATAA
- the pdxT gene encoding pyridoxal 5'-phosphate synthase glutaminase subunit PdxT yields MLKLGVLGLQGAVREHVKAIEQCGAQAIVIKKKEELENVDGLILPGGESTTMRRLIDRYDLMDELKSFAKSGKPMFGTCAGLILLAKKLEGYDQPHLGVMDVTVQRNSFGRQRESFEAELSIAEVGEEFPAVFIRAPHIVSAGENVEILAKHDGRIVAAREGQFLGCSFHPELTEDNRMTEYFLKMVQETKEKVLNK; encoded by the coding sequence ATGTTGAAATTAGGTGTTTTAGGCTTGCAGGGCGCTGTGAGAGAGCATGTGAAGGCAATTGAACAGTGCGGAGCTCAAGCTATTGTTATTAAGAAAAAAGAAGAATTGGAGAACGTTGACGGTTTAATTCTTCCTGGCGGTGAAAGTACGACTATGCGCCGTTTAATTGACCGTTATGATCTGATGGACGAGCTAAAAAGCTTCGCTAAGTCTGGGAAACCAATGTTTGGTACCTGTGCAGGCCTTATTTTATTAGCTAAAAAGTTAGAGGGATATGACCAGCCTCACCTAGGAGTAATGGATGTTACAGTACAAAGGAACTCTTTTGGAAGACAGCGTGAGAGTTTTGAAGCTGAGCTTTCGATTGCAGAAGTGGGTGAAGAATTCCCGGCAGTCTTCATAAGGGCACCGCATATTGTGTCTGCCGGTGAAAATGTTGAAATTTTAGCTAAGCATGATGGCAGGATTGTGGCTGCACGGGAAGGTCAGTTTCTGGGATGTTCATTCCATCCTGAATTAACGGAAGACAACAGAATGACGGAATACTTTTTAAAAATGGTTCAAGAGACCAAAGAAAAGGTATTGAATAAATAG
- the serS gene encoding serine--tRNA ligase codes for MLDIKFLRANFEEVKQKLQNRGEDLADFEKFEELDSRRRELIVETEQLKSKRNEVSQQIAQMKREKQNADHLITEMREVGDKVKQLDDELREVEGALEHLLLSIPNIPHESVPVGTSEDDNKEIRKWGDVREFEFEPKPHWDIATNLEILDFERAAKVTGSRFVFYKGLGARLERALINFMLDLHVEDHGYKEILPPYMVNRTSMTGTGQLPKFEEDAFLIESEDYFLIPTAEVPVTNYHRDEILNGDKLPISYAAYSACFRSEAGSAGRDTRGLIRQHQFNKVELVKFVKPEDSYGELEKLTGHAEKVLQLLELPYRVLSMCTADLGFTAAKKYDIEVWIPSYNSYREISSCSNFEAFQARRANIRFRREPNAKPEHVHTLNGSGLAIGRTVAAILENYQQEDGSVIIPKALRPYMRNKEVIKPE; via the coding sequence ATGCTGGATATTAAATTTTTAAGAGCAAACTTTGAAGAAGTGAAGCAAAAGCTGCAAAATAGAGGAGAGGATCTTGCTGACTTTGAAAAGTTTGAAGAGCTTGATTCAAGAAGACGTGAATTAATTGTGGAAACAGAGCAGTTGAAAAGCAAGCGCAATGAAGTGTCTCAACAAATTGCTCAAATGAAGAGGGAAAAACAAAATGCAGATCACTTAATTACTGAAATGCGCGAAGTTGGAGACAAAGTTAAGCAGCTGGATGATGAGCTGCGCGAAGTAGAAGGAGCATTGGAGCATTTACTCCTTTCCATTCCAAATATTCCTCATGAGAGTGTTCCTGTAGGTACTAGTGAGGACGATAATAAAGAAATCCGCAAGTGGGGAGATGTTCGTGAATTTGAATTTGAACCAAAACCACATTGGGATATTGCAACGAATCTTGAAATTTTAGACTTTGAGAGAGCCGCAAAGGTTACTGGCAGCCGTTTTGTATTTTATAAAGGACTGGGTGCCCGTCTTGAGAGAGCATTGATAAACTTTATGCTTGATCTGCATGTAGAGGATCATGGGTACAAGGAAATTCTTCCTCCCTATATGGTAAATAGAACAAGCATGACCGGGACAGGGCAGCTGCCAAAGTTTGAAGAAGATGCTTTTTTAATCGAAAGTGAAGATTATTTCCTTATTCCTACAGCGGAAGTGCCTGTTACGAACTATCACCGCGATGAAATTTTAAACGGGGATAAGCTGCCAATCAGCTATGCAGCCTATAGTGCGTGCTTCCGTTCCGAGGCAGGATCTGCCGGGCGTGATACAAGAGGCTTAATCCGCCAGCACCAATTTAATAAAGTAGAGTTAGTTAAGTTTGTAAAGCCGGAGGATTCTTATGGTGAACTTGAAAAGCTCACTGGGCATGCAGAAAAGGTGCTGCAGCTTTTAGAGCTTCCTTATCGGGTGCTAAGCATGTGTACTGCCGATCTTGGCTTTACTGCTGCAAAGAAGTACGATATTGAGGTTTGGATTCCAAGCTACAACAGCTATCGTGAAATCTCTTCTTGCAGTAACTTTGAAGCCTTTCAAGCTCGCAGGGCCAATATACGTTTCCGCCGTGAACCAAATGCTAAACCAGAACATGTTCATACTTTAAATGGTTCAGGCCTTGCCATTGGAAGAACGGTCGCAGCCATCCTGGAAAACTACCAGCAGGAAGATGGAAGTGTCATTATTCCAAAGGCACTCCGTCCTTATATGAGAAATAAGGAAGTTATTAAACCAGAATAG
- a CDS encoding deoxynucleoside kinase yields MELRKKYNIPNNAVITIAGTVGVGKSTMTKTLAEALGFRTSFEKVDSNPYLDKFYQDFNRWSFHLQIYFLAERFKEQKRIFEYGGGFIQDRSIYEDTGIFARMHFEKGTMSKVDYETYKNLFDAMVMTPYFPHPNLLIYLEGSIDEVIERIQRRGRPMEQSTPVEYWIEMHKRYEDWINSFNACPVLRLNINEYDLVSDQASIDPIVEKIGFFIKQTQLLKG; encoded by the coding sequence ATGGAACTTCGCAAAAAATATAATATTCCAAACAACGCTGTCATCACCATTGCGGGAACAGTAGGTGTTGGAAAATCCACGATGACCAAAACACTGGCAGAGGCTTTAGGATTCAGAACATCTTTTGAAAAAGTCGACAGCAATCCTTATCTAGATAAATTCTACCAGGATTTCAATCGTTGGAGCTTTCATTTGCAGATTTATTTTCTAGCTGAACGTTTCAAAGAACAGAAAAGAATCTTTGAGTATGGCGGCGGTTTTATCCAGGATCGTTCCATTTATGAAGATACCGGCATTTTTGCCAGAATGCATTTTGAAAAAGGAACCATGTCAAAGGTTGATTACGAAACATACAAAAATCTGTTTGATGCCATGGTGATGACACCTTACTTCCCTCATCCCAACCTGTTAATCTACTTGGAAGGTTCAATCGATGAAGTTATCGAAAGAATTCAAAGAAGGGGAAGACCCATGGAACAAAGTACTCCAGTTGAATACTGGATTGAGATGCACAAGCGTTACGAGGATTGGATTAATTCTTTCAATGCATGCCCAGTACTCAGGTTGAATATAAATGAATACGACCTAGTAAGTGATCAGGCATCCATTGATCCTATCGTTGAAAAAATTGGTTTCTTTATTAAACAAACACAATTATTAAAAGGGTAA
- a CDS encoding deoxynucleoside kinase — translation MEILPFITVEGPIGIGKTSLAKAIANHFHYHLLKEIVDENPFLGKFYENIDEWSFQTEMFFLCNRYKQLEDIEKHYLQKTKPVVADYHIFKNLIFAKRTLQEKEYQKYLKIYNILTSDVPHPNIVIYLSASLETVMKRIEMRGRDIERNISEDYLGRLSKDYEEFMTSFEDTHPHVPVLRFNGDQLDFVKNKADLEFILEALSSTITEGVQYHGTSQKI, via the coding sequence ATGGAGATTTTACCGTTTATTACGGTTGAAGGTCCGATAGGTATTGGAAAAACCTCTCTTGCAAAAGCCATCGCTAATCACTTTCATTATCATTTATTAAAGGAAATCGTTGACGAAAACCCTTTTCTAGGGAAATTCTACGAGAATATAGATGAGTGGAGCTTTCAAACAGAGATGTTTTTTCTCTGCAATCGATATAAACAGCTTGAAGACATAGAGAAACATTATCTTCAAAAGACCAAACCCGTTGTGGCCGATTATCATATCTTTAAAAATCTTATTTTTGCCAAACGAACGCTGCAAGAAAAAGAATATCAGAAATATTTAAAAATTTATAATATCCTCACCTCTGATGTCCCTCACCCTAACATTGTCATTTATCTATCAGCTAGTCTCGAGACTGTAATGAAAAGAATTGAAATGCGAGGAAGAGACATTGAACGAAATATTAGCGAGGACTATCTCGGAAGGCTTTCCAAGGATTACGAGGAATTTATGACCAGCTTTGAAGACACTCACCCCCATGTGCCCGTCTTGCGTTTTAACGGAGACCAACTAGATTTTGTAAAAAATAAAGCTGATCTTGAATTTATATTAGAAGCTTTGTCTTCAACCATAACAGAAGGAGTACAGTATCATGGAACTTCGCAAAAAATATAA
- a CDS encoding glycosyl hydrolase family 18 protein encodes MQIHVVEAGQTIQSIAQEYRISASEIIKANDVPNPDHLVPGQTLVVPILGSFYTVKKGDSLWAIAHEFSISIVELAHINHITANQPLFIGMRLYIPEQKKTDAEFNAYAESFGAMVTQAIEDSARKAAPYLTYLSPFAFNVRRDGTLKPPPLGNLREIASANQNILVMVINNQEESKFSDELGKILLTDSAVQSRFLNNIVNTAKQYGFRDIHFDFEYLRPQDREAYNAFLRKARERFKQEGWFLSTALAPKTSANQKGKWYEAHDYKAHGEIVDFVVIMTYEWGYSGGPPMAVSPIGPVKDVLDFAVSVIPSNKILMGQNLYGYDWTLPFTPGKDTAKAISPQAAIQLAEQYNVPIKYDDKSEAPYIDYVDKDNKKHKVWFEDARSIQAKFELLKKLKLKGMSYWKLGLSFPQNWLLITENFHVIKK; translated from the coding sequence TTGCAAATACATGTTGTTGAAGCAGGCCAAACCATACAAAGTATTGCTCAGGAGTATAGGATTTCTGCCAGTGAAATAATAAAGGCAAATGATGTACCAAACCCAGACCATTTAGTGCCTGGTCAAACATTGGTGGTTCCTATCCTAGGAAGTTTTTATACAGTAAAAAAAGGGGATAGTTTGTGGGCTATCGCACATGAATTTTCCATTTCCATTGTAGAGCTTGCCCATATAAATCACATTACCGCTAATCAGCCTCTTTTTATAGGAATGCGTTTATATATACCCGAGCAGAAAAAAACAGATGCTGAGTTTAATGCTTATGCAGAATCATTTGGTGCTATGGTAACCCAAGCAATAGAAGACAGTGCAAGGAAGGCTGCTCCATATCTCACATACCTTTCCCCATTTGCTTTTAATGTAAGAAGAGATGGTACTTTGAAGCCTCCGCCTCTTGGCAACTTAAGAGAAATTGCAAGTGCAAATCAAAATATTTTAGTCATGGTCATTAACAATCAGGAAGAAAGCAAGTTTAGCGATGAGCTGGGGAAAATACTCCTGACAGATTCCGCTGTTCAGTCGAGATTTTTAAATAATATTGTAAATACGGCAAAACAATATGGTTTTAGAGATATTCATTTTGACTTTGAATACCTGCGCCCGCAGGATCGTGAAGCATATAATGCTTTTTTGAGAAAAGCCAGAGAAAGATTTAAACAAGAAGGCTGGTTTTTATCTACAGCACTCGCCCCAAAAACCAGTGCAAACCAAAAAGGAAAGTGGTACGAAGCACACGACTATAAAGCACACGGAGAAATTGTGGATTTTGTGGTGATTATGACTTACGAGTGGGGGTACAGTGGAGGGCCGCCAATGGCAGTCTCTCCAATCGGCCCGGTTAAGGATGTTTTAGATTTTGCCGTTTCAGTTATCCCTTCTAATAAAATATTAATGGGGCAAAATTTATACGGTTATGACTGGACTCTTCCGTTTACCCCTGGAAAGGATACTGCGAAGGCAATCAGCCCTCAAGCGGCCATCCAGCTTGCTGAACAGTACAATGTTCCTATTAAGTATGATGATAAATCCGAAGCCCCTTATATTGATTATGTAGACAAAGATAACAAAAAACACAAAGTTTGGTTTGAGGATGCGAGATCTATCCAAGCGAAATTTGAATTGTTAAAAAAATTAAAACTTAAAGGAATGAGCTACTGGAAGCTGGGACTCTCCTTCCCACAAAATTGGCTTTTAATCACTGAAAACTTCCATGTTATAAAAAAATAA
- the tadA gene encoding tRNA adenosine(34) deaminase TadA, protein MSFSDEHFMREAMKEAEKAKAKNEVPIGAIVVLKDEIVGRGHNLRETTQNAVTHAEMIAIQEACQRVGSWRLEEAVLYVTLEPCPMCSGAIILSRINKVVYGAVDPKAGCAGTLMNLLQDSRFNHQCELVSGVLERECSYMLSAFFKEIRVRKKQERKAVLDKNI, encoded by the coding sequence GTGAGCTTTTCTGATGAACATTTTATGAGAGAGGCAATGAAAGAAGCAGAGAAGGCTAAAGCTAAGAATGAGGTTCCAATCGGAGCAATTGTGGTATTGAAGGATGAAATTGTAGGTAGAGGGCATAATCTTCGGGAGACCACTCAAAATGCTGTTACCCATGCAGAAATGATTGCTATTCAAGAAGCATGTCAGCGTGTCGGATCGTGGCGCCTGGAAGAAGCTGTTCTTTATGTTACATTAGAGCCTTGCCCTATGTGCAGCGGTGCAATTATTTTATCGCGAATAAACAAAGTGGTGTACGGGGCTGTGGATCCGAAAGCAGGTTGTGCGGGCACCCTAATGAATTTGCTGCAGGATAGCCGATTTAACCATCAATGTGAATTAGTAAGCGGAGTCTTGGAGCGAGAATGCAGTTATATGCTCAGTGCCTTTTTCAAGGAAATAAGAGTGAGAAAAAAACAAGAAAGAAAAGCTGTTTTAGATAAGAATATATGA